Within the Zea mays cultivar B73 chromosome 10, Zm-B73-REFERENCE-NAM-5.0, whole genome shotgun sequence genome, the region TTAGATATCAAGTAATAAAGTTTAGCTAGCACCATAGATGCAAACATGCCCTAACCCCAAGATTAAGCAGTAGATTGCGAAATCTCAAGCAGTCTGATCAATGTCAGCAACGAAACATGACGAAATGCTACAAAACCAGACAGAAGCAATATTGCTGAAACGTACAAAAAACATGATTCATATAATACTTCTTTCAAAAGTAGGAGGGCACGAGCCAAACATCGAAACCCAATGCTGGAAAACTGCACAGCAATGTCAAAGCAAATGCACTTGGGTTCAGAAAGAAACTGCCGGAAAATGAGTATCTACAATGTCaaaccaaaaagaaaaagaaaaaaaaaccctCACTGCATGGCTGAAACAGGCCAGATTGCATAACCCGGTGCATGAAAGGGAAATAACACCATATAATGTCGTACAAGGCAACGGAGTACCAGTGGTCCTTCACTACCGTCCATTCTCAGGAGGTAAGGTTGTCTTGCTCACTATGCCCTTGCTAAAATAGTCTGCAATGACAGAGAAGCCGTCCTTGGAACCCCTCAACTGCCTGAAAAAGAGATCATGGTCCCTGGCGTTTTGCTCTAGCTTCTGCTTTGCCTCCATGACGGATCTGTATTCAGGCGCGCATTCTGGGCATTCTTTTTCGTTGTCACCAAGGCAGCGAAGGTGGAACGAGTGCATGCACAGGAAATGGACAGCAGGTAGATCAAGGGTGAAAGTGCACGCGCTACACTTGCTCAGTTGGAAAACCTTCGCGTTCGTCTTGAGATCTTGTATTTCCCTTTTCATCAACTCTGTCTCTGCCTGAAAAAAAGATGGTATCGGTTCACAGCATGTTCACTCTCAATTGACGTAGACTCATTCTTACTAGAATTTCAAATATCTACTCATAAATCATGCTACATCTATGAAAGGTTATGATGTGCAATCTTTCATACACAAGAAATAGAAAAAATAAGATATACTTGTGAGTGTGCTGGTTATAGAAATGTCAATTTATAGACATGATCAATTTGGATTACTAATAGTGCATTAATTCTATTCAAGTGAAACTCTAGTGTCGATAATTGTTAACTTCAAGAATTTCATTGCCCCCTCTAGGTAGACACAGCTTTCTAGTAGTCTAGCACCCTTGTTCAAGCCTAAGTGGGCAAAGCGAAAGGAACTCTAGCCGAGTTGGTTAGGTagcctgagtagcactcctcataTCCTGAGTTTGAATCCCAGTAGGAGCGAATTTTAGGCCGAGGTTAAAAAAGGTCACTCGCTGGTTCCCCTGATTGTGTGCACATGAGATGGACTGACCTATGGGGGTAGATCCTTATGTAGGAGCTAGGAAGGCTCAGCACGAGTAAAGATCTGGTCTATAGGGGGCGGACCCTCATATTGCACGGGGGACTAGCTTTCGTGGCGTTTTCTCGGTCGGGGCTCTAATTGAGCTTCTTAATGTAATACCGTGATGTCGGTCTTTCTCCTAACGGCAAAGTTTTTTTATCTAAAGTATTGTTTTTTTACTTTTATTTGTCATCAAACCAAGCAATACTAATGCCTAtttctaaatattatataaaaGGACTAAGAATAACAATGGGAAATAGATACTGCAATGGCTTCATAAGTTACTAACCTGATACTTATCAATGGATTTTCTATCATCTTCAATTAGCTTTGATTCTTGTTCAAGCTTGCGAGCAATGTAATCTTTGACGACTGAGAGTGTCAAGCATGGGTTTTTTGATAGTGTCTGTAGCACAACGATGGGAGGTACAACATCCTCTTTCTCAATGTAGGTCAAGACCTCTTTAACTTCTTTAGAGCAATCTTCCCCAAGATCCCCAAAATACTTCAATAGATCCCCCCAGAGAGAAGGATCCCCTCCTTGAGATGAGTCCCCCAACTTCTTGCAACATGCAATTAAACCTTGATGATCATGTGCTTGCTTGTAACAACTAATAACCTCTTTGTAAAGTTTTAGTTTCTCATATAGAAATAGCAAACCATCTTTGAATGCATTAGTGTTACAAAGAATGAGAGCAAGATCAACATCATACAAAGGATCTTCCATCTCAGATGTCCAAGCAGATTTGAGTAACGCAAGCCCTTTCCTTCTCCTATCAACAATATTCTTTGCTACTTTAGGATCTTCTTTTCCAAGACCAGTTTTTTCCTTTATTCCTGACCTATAGACATTAGCAGTTTCTTTACCTTTTATTTCTTTGATATAGTGATTCTCATATTCATTTTCTTGAGAGATAGACGGGAAGCTCAAATCATTTGAAATATAGAGCTCCAGAAGGGTGTTATGAATTTCTGTTTGCGCAGGTGAGTCCGTTACTGTTTTGATATAATTTTCCAGAAATCCCATCAGATATTGCGGGCTGTGCACAAATATATTCACAAAGTCCATTGGGGATGGTATCATAAGCAAGTGCATACTGTTTGAACCTCTTCTCGACGTAGGATCTCCAACATCTGTACAGAGCCTTAACAGTATTTCAACTGTTTCAGCAGGCCTATGTTCCACAAGAATTTTCCCATATTCTTTTACAGTAAGACCTGCCTGGTTTGCCTCGAGGCCAGATATATATTGCAGTGCCTCGTCATATCTACCAAGATCCTCAAGTAAAATCTTCAAGTACAACTCATGCCTCCCAGCCTTTTTTGCCACAAACATAGCATGTTCATGATATCCAGCTGCTCGGCATACTCTTATGGCAGTTTCCACATCAAACTTGATCTCACCAACCCCATCTTCATCCTTGATAAAATGGTTAAGTTTCTCCACATCTTTCAATTTGGTATAGCAGTTCAACAGAAGGGTGGTGTGGTCTTTAGATGCTAACCCTCGATCATGTAACTTCTCTAAATAATTTGTCAAGTTGTAGATGCGCTTTGCATCAAGGAACTTCTGTATAACATACGATGGTTCAAGATGACCAATAGTGTGGATATACTGGGACATAGCCTCATCATATTCCTGTTTTCCATACAGATGGTCACCATACTTCCGCAGCACCTCAGCAGTGGAAGCAGGATCAGCCTGCTGACTTTGTACAAGATTGATTGCAACTGTATAAAGATTTTTCTTGAACAACATATCAAGCTTACTTTCCATGTCTTTCTCTCCAATGCACAGAATCTTTTTGTCTGACATTATGAGAATAATATAACCCCACTCACATACTAAGTGTGAAACATCCCCCACAGGCATGCTATGTGCAATCAACCGATTCTTAAGATCATAAACATTAAGTGTGCTTTTATGTGTTCTCTGATCTTCAATAATGCAGAGTAAATAGCCTCGAAACCAACCTACAAACTTTTTCTCACCATCAAATGCCCAGCAAGGGCCTCTACCATCAACTTCGTAGAAATATACAGCTTCAGGTCTACCAATAATTAAGTCCTGCTTGGTGAACATCAAATATGTAAGGTTTGCAGTTCAACGAGATAAATCTGAATATACAAAATGTAAATGTATGAGGGCAACATAGACATGACCAAAGTAGTCAAATAATCCTTCTGTGCCTTTTTATGTGTCGCTATAGTATTCTTGTTGGTCAAACTTTCTTAAGTTTCACTAGTttgcataaaatattagcaacATTTCTATCCCCAAATAAATTTATTATGAAAATAGATTCAACGATCTATCTAATGATACTAAGTATGTACCATACAACCATAAATATTAATATTTTCGTGTATATATTTAATCAAAGTTGAGTACTTTTGACATTTAATCAAAGTTGAGTACTTTTGACTTCTCCAGAAGTGATAACGACAGCTAAAAGGAACGGAGTACATGCTAAAAATGTTTAATCAGTTGCTCTAACTAAACCAGCTAAGGTTTTATAAAAACACTATGTATACATCATCTTGCGGACAAACCCACTCGGCCGGCGTCTGTAATCAATTGGGTAGTTATCCTGTGGACTGACAGTTCCTTCAGTAACAGGCTAGCAGCTTTGTTGAATAACTACAATATAGTACAAACCTATTTGCTCATTGGGCATGCTTTACCTCACAAGGGTAGGGTATCACAGGACATAGTTTAGGGTAAGAAAATCAAACCGCTACAGTATTTTGCATGTTGCAGTTTGAGCTGATAGTTATGCTACCAAACTAGCCACACGTTCCCTGTTAACAAGATTTAGTTTGGAATGATCTCGACTTCTTAGGTTATATGAGTGGTGGGTAGCAGGGCGAGGCCTGGAGGATGGAGGGCGAGAGGAAGCCGTGCTGGCGCACAGCAGAGATAGAACGTGGGCAAGGAACAATACTCTTCTATAGATTGATCTTTGCTGAACTCCTAGGTACAAACTAAGGACTTTATATAGTCCTGTACAGGCGCACACAATCTGTTGCCGCCCCTACTTATCCTCTAACAAACTCCTAATATCTCTCCTTTAATATCTAATCTAACAAACTCCTCATCCATCTACTCCTGATCTCCTGGCGAGGCCTGGCCTATAGGCTGTTTGGGCCGCCTTCCATATGTTTTACCCACCATAACATAGTTCAAGTTGTGAACTGCATCCTAAAGCACATAGGCTACCAACAAAATTATGGCCCATATTGCTATAGGATTAAATGAAAGGAAAAAATATGTGTGACAAAATTCATCCTTACCATACGGTCACTCATTGCTACAGCATTCGTCTGACAACCAATCTGATCAAGTGTTTGCCTCCTTGGTGGTTGAATATGCAAGCTGAACAAGGTTACAGAACCAGGAGTTACAGAAAAGAGCTGGTGTGCTTGCCCCTCAACTCGAAAACCAAGACCAGTAATAGGCAAACTAGTGCTGCCATCTGAAGCAGCCTCAACTTGCAACTTGAAACGTGTAATACGCTCACGTGCAATGTCACCTTTGATGCAATAAATGAAACCATTGTCCAGTCCAATGGCAATCATCAGTATGGGTGGTGCTTCTTCTAGAACCATAAATGATGTAATCTGCAAAACACAGCAAAATATGCCAATTACACTCAAATCAGATGTTACAATCTGTCATATATACGAAATATATAACAGAGATCATGTGACATACAGAACATGTGAATccaaatagaaaataaaagagaGAATTTACCTTTGCTTGAGGAAATTGATCAGTGAAGATCCGCAAAATTTGAACACAGAAAGGAGTTGTTGtgcttgatccttcttcttgtacTTTATCGAGGTCAAAAACCTTTAGACAGATTGCTGATGCCTGAGAAGATGACTGGTCATCGTCTCCAACCGTGACAAGAACATTTCTTTGCTGAATAAACAGAGCAATATAAGTTGTTAATTAGGTTCATTATGCAGCTGTAGTTATCACAACAAAACTGTACAGTGTGAATAAATGTTTGACACAGCGGTAAGGGGCAATTCGTAGATCTCAATTAGCaaatgataaataaataaatggCACTGGCACCGCAATTGAACAGGGTTTTTTTCCGCAGAGTATGGAATCTGATAGGCCAGAATAAACAAGATCACTGATCTTGAAAGTTGACAAAATCAACTAATCTAACAAGATTTTTGGCCAATTTCAGGAAAGATTTCTGGCATTGCTTAGCCACAGTACAAGACTTAGGTGGCCATCCAAGATTGGTAAAACTCACATGTCTTGTCATACCTAGCAGCTGATTTTAGTAAGAAACAGGTAATTTTTGTTTCTAAAATGCACCCGAATTAGTGAATTACACATGATCCAGTGTGAAGAACCACTAAGTAGTGTTCTAGCCAGTAATTTGACGAGAAGTTGCATAAATTTGCGAGGTGGCCGCGAACGCCGGTGCTTCAGATGCGCAACGAGGGTTCTGGGCGGTACCTTGAGCTGCTGGAGGAAGAGGACCGAGGAGGCGTAGGCCTGGAAGCCATAGGAGAGGCGGAACCCGCGGTCGAGAAGGCCCACGGTGCCGTCGTCGCACCCCACCGCGACGCGGCCCCGGCCGCCCGAGCAGCAGGTGACTCGGCCCGCGATCTCGGCCGGCACGGCGGCGGCTGaacccccgccgccgccgcggccggcAGACTTCTCCTCAAAGAACTCGAACTTGCGCCACTGGTACATGTCGGGCCGACGTGATGCGGCGGATCGGGGCCGGAACGGCGTGCGGCTTAGACGGGAACTCGATCGGGCTCGGCGACCGGCTGGGGTGCAGGACAGCAGGAGGGAGGGACGAGGCCGATGCGCTGGAACCGGTTGCCTACGCGCGCCGCGTGTGGTGCGACCGCAACTGTGAGAAAAAATCTTTATTTTTATCTTTAGTTCTTTACTACTCCCTGTGCtttaaattaaaatttattttagaTACTTAACGGGTGCTTGAATGTACTAAAACTAACAGTTAGTGgataaaattagttgagacatccaaaTACCCTATATAATAGTTCAAATATTAACTATTATtaataaattagttaatagttaggtagctatttattagctagctaattctactaacaatttttagctaactaactattagttctagtgcattcaaacacccccttaatatatttatataagtatgggttatatatatatatttatattcatCATCATCTAATTAATTATAAACATAAAAACAAAAGCCTAAAAAATACTATTTTGGAACCGAGAAAGTATTATAAATCACCAGTTTCAATAGTTTAATGGTCGTCATgcatcatctttttacaaaaaccCCCTTCAACGAGGCCTAGGCCTGGCTGAGCCAGAGTGTGCCATGCCGAGTAGGCGGTTGACGTCGTCGCGTCACttcttcatggcccccggtgaggccgtggacCTTGGGGGTGGCGCAACAACTCTCTGGCCGCTGACAGCGCCCCGCGCCTCAGGCGCAGCCCTATACGCCCTGGACGTCTGCGCGGGAGTGTGCTGCCGCGCAGAGTGCACAGCAGCGGCTGCAACAGGTGCAGGGAGATTGGTGGCCTGCGATGTGGAGGAGGCAGCTTCCTCCTCCAGCATGAAGTCCTCGGGCATGAgatcatggtgctcgacgatgtgaACTATGGCGTCGAGCAgagaaacaagcaaaaacctaaagcctaggccccctacctggcgcgccaaatgtcggagaggaaattctccggccgggtggcgtaacgcacccaccctaaatcctaagatgaggaggggcctaagcgttttgcctgctagctAGATGGACGataaacacaagaacacacaagggtttagcgtggttcgggccgctgcagcgtaataccctactccactgtgtgttgtattgagcttgagagcttgtatgaacttgtgagtttgaGTGAGTGTGAGCGTGTCCGTTGGGTCTGAGTGAGCTTGCCTTGTAatgtcgtgtgccctcccttttatacctcaaggggggcacgtacaaggatgctaagctccgacatgtgggcccaggagcaaAATGGAGGGATTATATATAGAAGTATCCAATGCCAGTGTCGCCCAGAAGATCTCCGAGTGCCATAATGTCTGTAGTGCATATAGTATTAATATCTCGCGGCCGCTTCCTCGGTGacgcgcgagtcatgatgagCATGGTGTACGCCGCAGcgcgggcgtactgcctgccaacggaatggataggcacgccgcctgcagggtgGCCTGATCGCCGTCCGTCAGTGGAGTGGAcatggcacattaaatgctgaggcggcacatcgcctgccagtggaatggacagggcacattaaatgctgagacgacacatcgcctgccagtggaatggacaggcggcatgccttatccgcaataaatgtggcggtcgcgcggcccagaggccttacgttaggcttcacccgctggcttacgtcacgggcagtaggccacgtggcagcatcggcgcTCTGCCTGAACGGGGAGCAGAGGCGTAcgtggtatggtccggacacgtgtcagctccggacccccgcctggccttgattaaggcctaggTATTCTTTGTCCCAAAATCCCGGGACCCCgccgtgagtggcccggaccccacacagaggggtccggaccCCAGCCGGGGGGGTCCGGTCTGcacccgtggaggtcctggaccttacccggacGTACGGTCtgcatatacaggggtccggcactttcccatgggggtccagacccactgttgataccttggaggataTTTTCTTCTCTAGCCACGCGGCGGccctggagccgtccacgtggtggggtcgggtgctgttcaccacgCGACCAGAGATAGCCGCAtgggcaccgcgtcttcatactgtagtaagtgaaaggtaaatgtgcccttggacaatttctagtatgttttggtgattaagtgcccaacacatttaattaagttcgtttgtgctaaatgaagagagaagtgcaaaacaaagacaaggtatgtttctagatttagcacattggtttttgtgtactaatatacttgtctaagtgctagaaacagagaaaagagaagaagaaaaggacttggctcgagcagccaactctcagctcagtctggcacaccggactgtccggtagtgcaccggacagtgtccggtgcgccaggctgacttccggcgaactggccgctctcgtgagattttggcggcgtacggctataattcaccggactgtccggtgagccaacggccgccaacgcaacggtcggccgcgcaatccgcgggcgacgcgtggcccgtgccaacggtcggctgggggtacCGGACAATgtacggtgcgccaaccagcccggagttgcaacggtcggctgcgccagaataagaAGGAGATCGcgtaccggacatgaacagtggctgtccggtggtgcaccggactgtccggtgcgccacccgacagaaggcaacaactgccttccttgttggcctccaaaggctcctagctgccttgaggctataaaagagacccctaggcgcatggaggagcaaatccaagcattcactaagcaattctaagtctccacactccgtctccacgcatttgatcgatcgtgttagtgatttgagctccgttctagctgtgaactctctgtgcttcatttgagctcaagtcttggcttgtgtgcgtgtgttgtgctgcggatttgtgtgcgttgctcccaaccttactcttgtgtttacattgtgatctttgttgtaagggcgagaggctccaacttgtggagattcctcgcaaacgggaaaagatataagcaaagaaaagtcgtggtattcaagttgatcattggatcacttgaaaggggttgagtgcaaccctcgtccattgggacgccacaatgtggaggtaggcaagtgttatacttgaccgaaccacgggataaaccactatgtctcttgtgttgtctttctttgtgattattgtgattcgcaagaactcactctatagccacttggttcttttgagcactaacatctttataaccaagttttgtagctattagttgttgaattttacaggatcacctattcaccccccctctaggtgctctcaattggtatcggagacgTTCTCTTCACATAAggaactaatcgcccgaagagatggatcctaagggaaaggggatggtggtcaacgaaaaggagaaggagtccttcctcaacgagcctagagatgacaagcccactgactctggctcgagtcacaagaagaaggacgggaagaagaagaggcgcatcaagaagatcgtctactacgacagtgacgagtcttcttcttcaccaagagacgacgacgacgagaaaaagaaaccagttaattcaaattattcatttgattattctcgtattccttttaactccaatgctcatttg harbors:
- the LOC100217064 gene encoding Vacuolar protein-sorting-associated protein 11-like protein → MYQWRKFEFFEEKSAGRGGGGGSAAAVPAEIAGRVTCCSGGRGRVAVGCDDGTVGLLDRGFRLSYGFQAYASSVLFLQQLKQRNVLVTVGDDDQSSSQASAICLKVFDLDKVQEEGSSTTTPFCVQILRIFTDQFPQAKITSFMVLEEAPPILMIAIGLDNGFIYCIKGDIARERITRFKLQVEAASDGSTSLPITGLGFRVEGQAHQLFSVTPGSVTLFSLHIQPPRRQTLDQIGCQTNAVAMSDRMDLIIGRPEAVYFYEVDGRGPCWAFDGEKKFVGWFRGYLLCIIEDQRTHKSTLNVYDLKNRLIAHSMPVGDVSHLVCEWGYIILIMSDKKILCIGEKDMESKLDMLFKKNLYTVAINLVQSQQADPASTAEVLRKYGDHLYGKQEYDEAMSQYIHTIGHLEPSYVIQKFLDAKRIYNLTNYLEKLHDRGLASKDHTTLLLNCYTKLKDVEKLNHFIKDEDGVGEIKFDVETAIRVCRAAGYHEHAMFVAKKAGRHELYLKILLEDLGRYDEALQYISGLEANQAGLTVKEYGKILVEHRPAETVEILLRLCTDVGDPTSRRGSNSMHLLMIPSPMDFVNIFVHSPQYLMGFLENYIKTVTDSPAQTEIHNTLLELYISNDLSFPSISQENEYENHYIKEIKGKETANVYRSGIKEKTGLGKEDPKVAKNIVDRRRKGLALLKSAWTSEMEDPLYDVDLALILCNTNAFKDGLLFLYEKLKLYKEVISCYKQAHDHQGLIACCKKLGDSSQGGDPSLWGDLLKYFGDLGEDCSKEVKEVLTYIEKEDVVPPIVVLQTLSKNPCLTLSVVKDYIARKLEQESKLIEDDRKSIDKYQAETELMKREIQDLKTNAKVFQLSKCSACTFTLDLPAVHFLCMHSFHLRCLGDNEKECPECAPEYRSVMEAKQKLEQNARDHDLFFRQLRGSKDGFSVIADYFSKGIVSKTTLPPENGR